One genomic segment of Labeo rohita strain BAU-BD-2019 chromosome 14, IGBB_LRoh.1.0, whole genome shotgun sequence includes these proteins:
- the lingo2 gene encoding leucine-rich repeat and immunoglobulin-like domain-containing nogo receptor-interacting protein 2 isoform X1: MKRRKKLSHDSMVDCLSRVMLHTAVSCWQPLLGLALVAVFVGSTLACPARCECSAQSRSVICHRKRYNAIPDGVPTETRILDLSKNRIPAVNPDDFLVYPHIEELDLSGNIIAYVEPGAFNSLYSLHTLSLKSNRIKLLSLGVFSGLSNLTNLDISDNKVVILVDYMFQDLRNLRSLEVGDNELVYISHRAFSGLLSLESLTLERCNLTVVPTDALSHLHNLVSLHMRYLSISTLHPYSFKKLFHLRHLEIDNWPSLDVVPVHSLHGLNLTTLSITNTNLSAFPYQALRHLPYLTHLNLSYSRIRTVEGGLLHDLVRLRELRLAGSQLVSIEPYAFQGIRWLRFLNVSHNRLDTLERGVFHAPEALEVLMINDNPLVCDCRLMWLLQRRHSISFGDKQPECSTPEGIHGRPFKEFKETLLSYYVTCTKPKIRENRTQMVSVEEGQSARLHCSAEGTPRPTISWVTPRRRHLTNRSHGRVTVHNNGSLDIKAAEVQDDGVYMCVASNTAGNDTLMVSLAVKSLGSLYANRTQHYTDTSNATANGTNLPNVTFGLDLKTILVSTAMGCFTFLGVVLFCFLLLFVWSRGKGKHKNNIDIEYVPRSKSNGTSAEEADQGAGPRRFNMKMI; encoded by the coding sequence AGCCATGACAGTATGGTGGACTGTTTGAGCCGAGTCATGCTGCACACAGCCGTGTCTTGCTGGCAGCCTTTGCTGGGGCTGGCCTTGGTGGCCGTGTTTGTGGGCTCCACATTGGCCTGCCCCGCCCGCTGCGAGTGCTCCGCCCAGAGCCGCTCTGTCATCTGCCACCGCAAGCGCTACAACGCAATCCCTGATGGAGTCCCAACCGAGACACGAATCCTTGATCTCAGCAAGAATCGTATTCCGGCCGTCAACCCTGATGACTTTTTAGTCTATCCACACATAGAAGAACTGGATCTGAGTGGGAACATCATTGCCTACGTTGAGCCCGGAGCCTTCAACTCACTCTACAGCCTCCACACGCTGAGCTTAAAGAGCAATCGTATCAAGCTCCTCTCTCTAGGCGTCTTCTCCGGCCTGTCCAACCTGACGAACCTGGATATCAGTGACAACAAAGTTGTcattcttgtggactatatgttcCAGGACCTGCGCAACCTCAGGTCATTAGAAGTTGGAGACAATGAGCTGGTTTATATCTCCCATCGGGCCTTTAGTGGATTGTTGTCACTGGAGAGCCTGACACTGGAGCGCTGTAACTTGACGGTGGTGCCCACCGATGCCCTGTCCCACCTGCACAACCTGGTGAGCCTACATATGCGCTACCTCAGTATCAGCACTCTACACCCCTACTCCTTCAAGAAGCTTTTCCACCTCCGTCACCTAGAGATCGACAACTGGCCATCACTGGACGTGGTCCCTGTTCATTCTTTGCATGGCCTCAACCTTACCACGCTTTCTATTACCAACACCAACCTGTCCGCTTTCCCTTACCAGGCTCTTCGCCACCTGCCTTACCTCACACACCTTAACCTCTCCTACAGTCGTATCCGAACAGTGGAGGGTGGCCTGCTTCACGACCTTGTGCGATTGCGTGAGCTGAGGTTGGCTGGATCTCAACTGGTGTCTATTGAACCCTACGCTTTCCAGGGCATCCGCTGGCTCCGTTTCCTAAATGTCTCCCACAACCGCCTCGATACCTTGGAGAGGGGTGTATTCCATGCTCCTGAGGCCCTGGAGGTACTGATGATCAACGACAATCCTCTGGTGTGCGACTGCCGGCTCATGTGGTTGCTGCAAAGGCGCCATTCCATTTCTTTTGGTGACAAGCAGCCCGAGTGCAGCACTCCGGAAGGAATCCACGGACGCCCGTTCAAGGAGTTCAAAGAGACCCTGCTATCCTACTACGTGACCTGCACCAAGCCGAAGATCCGAGAAAATCGGACTCAGATGGTGTCCGTGGAGGAGGGACAGTCGGCCCGTTTACACTGCAGTGCAGAGGGGACCCCGCGGCCCACTATTTCCTGGGTCACCCCACGCCGGAGACACCTGACCAACAGGAGCCACGGCAGGGTGACAGTCCACAACAACGGCTCGTTGGATATCAAGGCGGCGGAGGTTCAGGATGAcggtgtgtatatgtgtgtggcCTCGAACACGGCAGGCAATGACACTCTTATGGTATCACTGGCAGTGAAAAGTCTGGGCTCGCTGTATGCCAACAGGACCCAGCATTACACGGATACAAGCAATGCCACTGCCAATGGTACCAACCTCCCCAATGTGACCTTTGGCCTGGACCTAAAGACTATCTTAGTTTCTACAGCCATGGGCTGTTTCACATTCCTAGGAGTGGTTCTCTTCTGCTTCCTGCTCCTGTTTGTATGGAGTCGGGGAAAAggcaaacataaaaacaacattgatATTGAGTACGTGCCACGCTCAAAGTCCAACGGGACCTCCGCTGAGGAGGCGGACCAGGGTGCTGGGCCACGTCGCTTTAACATGAAAATGATTTAA
- the lingo2 gene encoding leucine-rich repeat and immunoglobulin-like domain-containing nogo receptor-interacting protein 2 isoform X2, whose amino-acid sequence MVDCLSRVMLHTAVSCWQPLLGLALVAVFVGSTLACPARCECSAQSRSVICHRKRYNAIPDGVPTETRILDLSKNRIPAVNPDDFLVYPHIEELDLSGNIIAYVEPGAFNSLYSLHTLSLKSNRIKLLSLGVFSGLSNLTNLDISDNKVVILVDYMFQDLRNLRSLEVGDNELVYISHRAFSGLLSLESLTLERCNLTVVPTDALSHLHNLVSLHMRYLSISTLHPYSFKKLFHLRHLEIDNWPSLDVVPVHSLHGLNLTTLSITNTNLSAFPYQALRHLPYLTHLNLSYSRIRTVEGGLLHDLVRLRELRLAGSQLVSIEPYAFQGIRWLRFLNVSHNRLDTLERGVFHAPEALEVLMINDNPLVCDCRLMWLLQRRHSISFGDKQPECSTPEGIHGRPFKEFKETLLSYYVTCTKPKIRENRTQMVSVEEGQSARLHCSAEGTPRPTISWVTPRRRHLTNRSHGRVTVHNNGSLDIKAAEVQDDGVYMCVASNTAGNDTLMVSLAVKSLGSLYANRTQHYTDTSNATANGTNLPNVTFGLDLKTILVSTAMGCFTFLGVVLFCFLLLFVWSRGKGKHKNNIDIEYVPRSKSNGTSAEEADQGAGPRRFNMKMI is encoded by the coding sequence ATGGTGGACTGTTTGAGCCGAGTCATGCTGCACACAGCCGTGTCTTGCTGGCAGCCTTTGCTGGGGCTGGCCTTGGTGGCCGTGTTTGTGGGCTCCACATTGGCCTGCCCCGCCCGCTGCGAGTGCTCCGCCCAGAGCCGCTCTGTCATCTGCCACCGCAAGCGCTACAACGCAATCCCTGATGGAGTCCCAACCGAGACACGAATCCTTGATCTCAGCAAGAATCGTATTCCGGCCGTCAACCCTGATGACTTTTTAGTCTATCCACACATAGAAGAACTGGATCTGAGTGGGAACATCATTGCCTACGTTGAGCCCGGAGCCTTCAACTCACTCTACAGCCTCCACACGCTGAGCTTAAAGAGCAATCGTATCAAGCTCCTCTCTCTAGGCGTCTTCTCCGGCCTGTCCAACCTGACGAACCTGGATATCAGTGACAACAAAGTTGTcattcttgtggactatatgttcCAGGACCTGCGCAACCTCAGGTCATTAGAAGTTGGAGACAATGAGCTGGTTTATATCTCCCATCGGGCCTTTAGTGGATTGTTGTCACTGGAGAGCCTGACACTGGAGCGCTGTAACTTGACGGTGGTGCCCACCGATGCCCTGTCCCACCTGCACAACCTGGTGAGCCTACATATGCGCTACCTCAGTATCAGCACTCTACACCCCTACTCCTTCAAGAAGCTTTTCCACCTCCGTCACCTAGAGATCGACAACTGGCCATCACTGGACGTGGTCCCTGTTCATTCTTTGCATGGCCTCAACCTTACCACGCTTTCTATTACCAACACCAACCTGTCCGCTTTCCCTTACCAGGCTCTTCGCCACCTGCCTTACCTCACACACCTTAACCTCTCCTACAGTCGTATCCGAACAGTGGAGGGTGGCCTGCTTCACGACCTTGTGCGATTGCGTGAGCTGAGGTTGGCTGGATCTCAACTGGTGTCTATTGAACCCTACGCTTTCCAGGGCATCCGCTGGCTCCGTTTCCTAAATGTCTCCCACAACCGCCTCGATACCTTGGAGAGGGGTGTATTCCATGCTCCTGAGGCCCTGGAGGTACTGATGATCAACGACAATCCTCTGGTGTGCGACTGCCGGCTCATGTGGTTGCTGCAAAGGCGCCATTCCATTTCTTTTGGTGACAAGCAGCCCGAGTGCAGCACTCCGGAAGGAATCCACGGACGCCCGTTCAAGGAGTTCAAAGAGACCCTGCTATCCTACTACGTGACCTGCACCAAGCCGAAGATCCGAGAAAATCGGACTCAGATGGTGTCCGTGGAGGAGGGACAGTCGGCCCGTTTACACTGCAGTGCAGAGGGGACCCCGCGGCCCACTATTTCCTGGGTCACCCCACGCCGGAGACACCTGACCAACAGGAGCCACGGCAGGGTGACAGTCCACAACAACGGCTCGTTGGATATCAAGGCGGCGGAGGTTCAGGATGAcggtgtgtatatgtgtgtggcCTCGAACACGGCAGGCAATGACACTCTTATGGTATCACTGGCAGTGAAAAGTCTGGGCTCGCTGTATGCCAACAGGACCCAGCATTACACGGATACAAGCAATGCCACTGCCAATGGTACCAACCTCCCCAATGTGACCTTTGGCCTGGACCTAAAGACTATCTTAGTTTCTACAGCCATGGGCTGTTTCACATTCCTAGGAGTGGTTCTCTTCTGCTTCCTGCTCCTGTTTGTATGGAGTCGGGGAAAAggcaaacataaaaacaacattgatATTGAGTACGTGCCACGCTCAAAGTCCAACGGGACCTCCGCTGAGGAGGCGGACCAGGGTGCTGGGCCACGTCGCTTTAACATGAAAATGATTTAA